From Malus sylvestris chromosome 1, drMalSylv7.2, whole genome shotgun sequence:
ggagtggtatcctcctgaaagtcagaaacccccatctttgtagtctccgattcgtccacttgcatgaagtttgattcaaacttcttacgacgagaatgatattcatctacaaccttcttgggagcacgacaaatacgggaccaatggtcctttgaaccacaacgatagcacatatcgtcattcattgtggcaggtgttttgcccttattcttgaagttcggggccttgggagcgaggtttgggcgcttctgggctttgtttcctcctttggatgggccttggctctgttgaccttggtgggatggcttctggccaccCTTACCATGCctctgattagtgctataatgtgcttcaggcacagcagtagccccagtaggtcgagcttgatgattcttcatcaacagctgattctgcttttcagcaagaagtaaaacagagatcaaatccgagaacttagtgaacttctgagctctatattgttgctgcaggacaatattagaagcagagaaggtcgagtaggtcttctccaggagatcctcttcagtcaaagtttcattgcaaaacttgagaagtgatcggattcgacaaacttcagaattatattcattcacagacttaaagtcttggaagcgtaagtgctgccagtcgtgtcttacttcaggcaagaatatgtccttttggtgatcgaaacgatcagccaaagcgacccataatgcacgtggatcttcctcagcaaggtactcagtttgcagagcgtcatggatatgtcttcggatgaagatcatagcagtggctttttcagcttcgccaacaggtttatctgttgcttcttcaatagcaggacgcaagttctttgcagtgaggtggagcttcacatcttgaacccacttgaggtagttccttccagagacctccaaagcggtgaagtcgagtttgttcaaattcgacatgttcctatcacaaatagatggacaagatgtggttagtgtaatggagaaaaatcaatccattcacataggagtagaacatacaggttctaatagacatgtattggtttaattttgcatgaaaaacttcgggttttcatgggtgatatgtttaagtgaaaacttcgggttttcaaacaaggcatgtttataagaaacttcgggtttcaaagtaattatgaaattcaggttcatatattcctgcaggcaaacacaaatatatatgcaacagatatatgcaaaaatataaCCTTTAGgtgtataattataattgaattaatttatttggtcttcggggccaaattaaagtgtgggtgaaaatataaaacccatattatttaaaagtattaaataataaaatctcggggcctaaaaatataggccgaGTACCCTTGGGTGAGGGCTGCATGCCCATGgggtgagaagaggggaatgggctgctgtgtgcagccctaaaaattttttttttcgtcagCCCAAGACAGTGGGCAGAGGAATTGTTCGAGTGGCAGGCCCTAAATGATGGGATGGATCCAAAGTGGCCCGTGCAAGGGCAGTGATCCAGTGTTGCGAACAGAACATCAAAGCCCAAAGGGCTGATGTTAAGGCCGTGTGCAGCTAAGCCTTAATGGGCTCGGGTCAGAACCAGGAACACCCCAGCGTTTGCTGGGAACGGTTACCGGAGCGCCGCCACTGCAGGTGGCCGTGTTCTGGGTGGCTATCGATCGTGGGAAACACGGGGGTCCAACTGGGGAACCAAATATGAATGGAGATTGGAGAAATCTCGACGTTATATCAACCAAACCCTAGAAAATTTCAATCGGATTTATGAAAAATTCCGATGAGATCTCAGCAAATCTCAGACCATAGGACACCGTGGACGATCTGTAGATTGTCTGAGTAGGCTAGGCACGGCGACAGGCCGTGCAGTACGGTGATGGATGGGTGGCGACACCTGCTGGGTGTCGAGTTTAGGGTTTGGACGAGGAGCAGAAGCTCCAGCCGTGATCTTGGGCTCGGAGGATCGATGCAGGCTGCAGGCCTGGTGAGGAAACCGAGCTGGGCCATCGCAGGCTGCGGGCCTGGTGGCTTGCGGCTTGCATGGTGCAAGTGCACGGGTTCGAAGAACCCTAATTCccaaatcgcaaaaaaaaaaaaattcaattaaaatataattatatgcatgtggaattcaatgaatcacatatttacgttgatgcatatgcaaatagtagtttcaatgcatgtacatatgtaagattcaattcatggtaaatatcaaattcacataattgtagcaattttgattatgaagcatacacaatttatgtagaatctaaaatacgtaaaacgcaaagttgggtcatgcatcatggtgaatgttcatgctatcagggcttgcaaaatatcgagttaaaaaccgttgtttggaaagaacctgattgcgtgatgatatggatgaactggtttgatgcagaaaaaaaatctccaacgtcagattcctaagcgcagcggtaggagcgtgctgataacatgttgtggtctattttatctgacagagagagtagggccggcggcagagagagagagaggagagagatgtatgtttgtagaattgtaggggaatgtgtgtgttgttatccctcctacattgtgcctttatttatagtagtaaagggagagaagatattccttcttctccaagtaatacaagttgtaataggaaaggataactagaatcaaatcttatctaggatttacacaatcatacttaaactgggaatgtttacaacaataataacttaaaaattaaaaattttcatcacttacataaaaacacgtgatgtgcCATCTGTGTTCCCTGTAAGATGTGTTAAAAGGTCGACTAAATGAGATACTCCATAACTGTATTTGGTCTACTCATTGTTATTTGAATTCGAAATATGACGGGGTTCACTGTTAAAGATGGCTCGAGCTATTTAGCACAGAAGCTAACACAGAGTTACCTTAGGTGGACTAAATGCTGTACTCCATAACTGTTTGATTTTTAAGCATCCAAGTTATGTTCTGTTTAGagagaatttaatttttttagttgaggattatgtttgatttttagaaattaataaaaaaaatcagagtGCTATTGACGGGCCGTTGTGGTGGTGTGGTGATCCATGGCGGCTGTTCGGGAGGAAGTGCAAAGAGGAAAAAAGTTTGGAGAAGAGGAGAAGGCGATAGATGTAGGTGGTGgccctaatttttttaattttgttttggtttttttttatgttgctgACCACCTGTTTGATAGTAAAGATTTATCATTCTTTGCTTTAGTCTCTAAAAATTTGAGTATGACTGAATTGAAATGTATTATCgttctttaaaaataaacattgacATGTACCAACACAATTTATTCTCAAATTAAAATGTACACAATTTATTCTCAAACTAAAACGTACATGTGCTAAATTAGATGTATTCATATCAAATTAAACTATATGCTTACTAACTTGAAACATACATGTTCCGAATGAAAATGTACCCA
This genomic window contains:
- the LOC126629017 gene encoding uncharacterized protein LOC126629017, with product MSNLNKLDFTALEVSGRNYLKWVQDVKLHLTAKNLRPAIEEATDKPVGEAEKATAMIFIRRHIHDALQTEYLAEEDPRALWVALADRFDHQKDIFLPEVRHDWQHLRFQDFKSVNEYNSEVCRIRSLLKFCNETLTEEDLLEKTYSTFSASNIVLQQQYRAQKFTKFSDLISVLLLAEKQNQLLMKNHQARPTGATAVPEAHYSTNQRHGRVAFNSNTLGNVMETQNVLCETVVVLQNKSIEVRRDDQENIMAATDGKVIFKVL